The window AAGACCTCAGTTTTTAAGACCTCTACATTTCAAGATATCGATTCTTAACCCTCGGTTTTTAAGACCTCAGTTTGTTTTGGGAAACCTGAAGGTACTTCTCAAGCAAAGGCGCAACCATTTCCTCAAGTAACTCTTTTTCCTTCAGGGCTTCAATCCAGGAGATAGGCACTGCTTCAAGCCCAAGCCTTGCCCCGAGAATCCCACCTGCAACACTGCCCACTGAATCTGAGTCCCCGGTTATGTTCACCGTAGTTTGAACGGCTTTTTTATAATCATCCGGGTACCGCAGAATGCAGAAATAAGCAAGGGCAAAAGTCTCATCCGCATACCAGCCCTGCCCGATTTTCTGGAGAGCCTCTTTATTTTCCAGGCTGCTGTGAGCCATTTCATAAGAACCTTTCAGGGCTTCCGTAAACTCATCAGAAATGCCTTCTGTTACCCTGAGAAGGGGCAGAAACATTTCGTCTGGGGATACACCATCAAGAGCCAGTTTAACAGCATATGCCCCTGCAATGGATGCGGCGTCTGCGACCGGGTGGAAATGGGTAATTCTGCCGGAAAATAAGGCTGCTTTAATCAGTTTTTCAGGATCATTCCGGAAAATGAAACCAAGGATTCCAACCCGCATGAGGCTTCCGCACGTTTTTGAGTTTAGTCCTGACCTGCTCCAGTGAATTCCATCGTTCAGGTTCAAAGCTGCGCCCCTGGTAGTTGCTCCTGCTCCGAGGTCAGGTTCATCCAGCCACAGGACAAGTTCCTCTGCAATCTTATCCATAAGCCCAGGAAGTTCAAGTTCTGCCCCATGCAGGAGCCCTCTGGAGAGTACAAGCATCAACTGGGTATCGTCGGTCCAGGGAGAATTTGGAGGAAGCTCAGAAATTCCACCTTCTCCGTATTTCTCCTTTATCTGTTCAAGGGTCAGGTGTTCTACAGGACGCCCAAGAGCGTCAGCGCAGGCCATGCCAAAAAGGTAGCCCCTTAGTTTTTTTTCGATATCGATAGTTCTTGAGTCCATATTTACCAGTTAGTTTGTTATTCTGCAATTAATCGCTTTTAGATTAATACTTTCACCCCGGAAACATAAACAGGATATACATCAAAATGAAAATAGATAAGATGGGTACATTGATAAAAGAATATAAGATGTAAAAGGGGAAGATTTCATTGTTAGACGGTGGTTTTGAGATAGATGCTCAGATAAGAAGTAGAAGGTCAGAAGAAAATCTGTTCGGAGTAATTGTAGACCCGATAACCAAACAACATGTCAGTTTTCCATCGGTTCCGAAATCAGAAGATGTGGGTAAAATAAGTGAACAGGAAACTCACAAAAACCAACTGGCAACACCCACGATACAGGAAACGGCAAAAGAGGATTATAAATGGATTGCTAAAGGGGACACATATCCTGTAAAAGAGCTGCTTAAAAAAGCCGGGATGCTCTGGGACAGGCAGCACAGAGAGTGGTACAGTAATAAAAAGCCGGATGCCAAGATAGAAGGCATTTATATAATGAGAAAAAAGGCATAAGATGTTTTCAAGGAAAAACCATCAAGAAAAACGATCAGAATAAATTGATGCAAAAAATTGATGTAAAAAAGGAAAAATGCTCCGATGGGGATTTGAACCCCAGTCGCAGGAGTGAGAGTCCTGAATGATTGGCCGAGCTACACTATCGGAGCACGCTATCAATTATGCTTCGCCTCTAAGGCAGCATATTCAAGTGATCTATATAATATAAATCTTTCGTATGATTTTTAAAAAAATATAAGAACTGCCAGCAGGGAATAGACCCCTGCACAGCACAGAAAAAAGGAAAGCCGTCCCCGACCTGGCTAATAACCGGGTTTAAGCTCTCTAATCCTGTTCTCACCAGGCAGGGACTTTTTGAATAAGACCTTCTAGCGGGTTACACAAACATGGCCTGAGGAATTGGGGGTGCCTTCACGTTTACAACCTTGTCATAAGCTTTAAGGAAGTCTGCCATCGCGATCTGCTGACCACGTCTGCGCAATACAAATATTCCGGCTTCTTTGACAATTACACTAATCTCTGCCCCACTCCTTCCTGACATAACCTTTGCAAGCTTATCAAAGTTCACATCATCGGCAAGTTTCATCCTGCGGGTGTGGATCTTCAGGATCTCAATCCTGCCTCTTTCATCAGGGAGTGGAATTTCAATGGACCTATCAAACCTGCCAGGTCTGAGAAGAGCAGGGTCAAGCAGGTCAATCCGGTTGGTTGCTGCAACCACCTTTACGTTGCCTTTCGGGTCAAAACCATCCATCTCGGCAAGGAGCTGAAGCATTGTCCTGTTTACCTCTGCCGAACCGCTGGTTCCATCATAGGTCCTCATGCTGCCCACAGCATCGATTTCGTCTATGAAGAGGATGCTTGGGGACTTATCCCTTGCAAGCTGGAAAATATCCTTAACGAGCCTTGAGCCTTCCCCTACGAACTTCTGGACGAGGTCGGAACCTGACATCCGGATGAAGGTGGCTTTTGCCTGAGAAGCTATGGCTTTTGCAATCAAGGTCTTTCCCGTGCCGGGTGCTCCGTGGAGCAGAACACCAGAGGGAGGTTCAATTCCCAGGTTCTCAAAAAGCTCAGGTTCGGTAAGCGGAAGTTCCACGCTTTCACGGACTTCCTGAAGTACGTCCTCCAGCCCGCCAATCATGCTGTAGTCCACACCAGGAGAATTGATAAGCTCCATAACCTGAGCTCTCACATCAGCAGCCCTGCTCACTATGGAGATAATTGAGTAAGCTCCGTTTACAGCAACCCTCATTCCGGGCTCTATTTTTCCGAGGCATTCTTCAGGTATCTGCGTAAGGACTTCCTGGTTGTTTCCGTGCTGCCTGATAAGGGCAATTTCCCCGGTTACCTCAAGAATGGTTGCAATGAAAAGTGGAGGTTCAGTAAGCTGTTCCAGATGAGCTTTTAATTTATTGATCTCCTGAAGGTGCCTGCCTGTGGCTACACTGGCTTCAAGAAGCCGTGCCTTCATATTTTCAGTCTGAACCTTAAGTATCTCTATTTCGGTTAAGAGAGATTTCACATCCTCAGGAATAATCTCCCCGCACTCAAGCTGAAACTCTACCCTGGACTTAATATCTTCCATAGAAGATCTTATGGCACTGTCTTCTGACATTTGAAAACACCTGTTTTATGGTATAAAATTGAGTTGAATATCCTGTTTTCAGGTTAATTGAGTTCTAAACGCGTGTTATCTGGGTGATTTAGTTGATTTGAAGGCAAAAGGTTTACGAGTAACCTGGTTTGCAGGTAATGGTCTATGGCTAATAGGGTTTTAGCAACTACCTTGCGGACTTCTGTCCGCAACACTTCCGGGACCTGCCTCAGCTCCTTCAGGGCTTTTACAAAAAAGCAAAAGCCTGAAAACGGGCGACAGGAACAGAACAATACTTTTCATAACTATTGCCTTTCAGATGGCAATGCATGCTACCCGGTACAGGGCAGTTTATACATATGCCTTTTACGGGAAGCATACACAGATCAAAGGTTAAAATGCAATTGAAGAGGTTCTTATCGTGTTCACAATATATATAAGATGCAGGAATTAATTATGAATATATAATTATAAAAATGATATATATAATTTCCTGTGATGTCTGCAGTCCATTGCCAACCCCTGTTAAATTGCTTTTTAATACTCACTTAATATACATCAGCTTTTTTGTTAATTTCAGACTCTATATTTGTCCTTTCGGTTAATTATACATAATTGTCACTCTTCAAGGTCACCGCATTTCTCCCTGAAATAGCTAGAATTTAAGAAGTAGATGCAGAAAAATACAGCATTTTGATACAACTCTGCCCTGAAGAAAAATCGATATAAAAACCTTTCGTTATAAAGATGCAGAATCCTGGGCTGAAAAGCGGCTACTTAGTATAAATGGTAAAAAAGTGATCAAAACTTTAGCACATTACAGAGAATTAATACCGACTTTAAATATAATTCACAAAGGTAGATAATAGAAGATATAAACTCGTCTACATACCTAAAATATTCAAAGGATAGATTTAATAATAAAAGCATAATATCATTCCACATGCGTTCATCAGAAAATTTTCTAAGAGTAGGCGCAACAGTCACATTTATTGGCTTCATTATAGTATTAGCAGGTGTTGTTCTTACAATGTTACAGCATCCCGCAAAAACTCAAATGGGCGGACTTATCATGCTTGGGCCCATCCCAATAGTATTCGGCTCTGCTCCTGAAATTACAACAAATATGCTTGGGCTTGGATTATTGATAACGATTCTTTACCTATTCCTGTGGAAGACAAAACGTTGACTGGAAACTTACTTGTTTTTACTGGATTTTTCATAATACTCTTTGGGTTTTTAATTATTATAATCGGAACAGCCATAGGCATGCGCGAGAATTCCGAACCTGGAAAAGGATATTCAAAAAGAAAAGACCTGTTCGGAAAAGAAGCTGATTCGGAAAATTCACCTGGTTTTGAGAAAACCTATAAGCAAGAGCCTCATGCAGGAAAAGCCGAATCAAGGATCAGAGGTGGAGGAGTAATTATGCTCGGCCCGATCCCGATTATCTTCGGAAGCGATGGTGAAAGCGCAAAGACAGCAATAATCCTTGCGATAATCCTGATGGTCCTCAGCCTGCTGATTTTCAGAGGCATAATCGTCTAAATTTGCCTGTATTTGCATTCAAACACGTATCTGCCCCATTTTCAAAGCTACCCTATTTCTAAAGCGACCCTATTTCTAAAGCGACCCTGTTTAGAAAGCGACCCTGTTTCTAAAGTTACCCTGTTTCTAAAGTTACCCTGTTTCTAAAGTTACCCTGTTTCTAAAGTTACCCTGTTTCTAAAGTTACCCTGTTTCTAAAGTTACCCTGTTTCTAAAGTTACCCTGTTTCTAAAGTTACCCTGTTTCTAAAGTTACCCTGTTTCTAAAGTTACCCTGTTTCTAAAGTTACCCTGTTTCTAAAGTTACCCTGTTTCTAAAGTTACCTGTTTTCAAAGGCGCATATTTAAAAACTGCCTGTTCCTCCCTCGTTACCTCATGACATGATATTGCCCAGGTGTGCTCCTGCCTGAGTGTAGACTTTACAGTCTGAGGCTGGTCACATAACCGAGCATGGGCAAATGAGAGTAACGATGAGTAATTGTCATACGCCCTGCTGCAGAGATAGTTTCAGGGCTGAGGAAATTTGCAGCCATTCAGTTTATGAAAAGGAGAGTCAGAGCGCTTAAACTGCGCACGGACTTTTAATATAACACATTGAAAGATTTCGAGTAAAGAATGCCCCAGGAAAGAAGCAAATAAACCGGACAAAACCTTATTAAAAAACCTTATTAAGGTTAAGCCCGATTCAGGGCTTATGTTTACGATAATCACAGGCGCGCAGTTCGGTGACGAGGGAAAAGGCAAGATTGTCGACCTTCTTGCAAAAGACTATGATATTGTTGCCCGTTTCCAGGGTGGGAACAACGCAGGCCATACAGTCAGGGTAGGAGATGAGGTCTACAAACTGCACCTGATCCCCTCAGGCATCCTACTTGATGCCAGGGTCCTGATCGGGCCTGGGGTTGTCATGAACCCGGAGGTTTTAGCCGAAGAAGCCGCAATGTTTGAGAAGCACGGGATAAATGTAGACGCAGGGAAACTCGGGATTGATGCAAAAACAAGCATTATTATGCCTTACCACATAGAACTGGACGGGCTCAGGGAAGCTGCAAGGGAAACAAAAATAGGAACCACTGGACGCGGAATCGGCTATGCCTATATTGATAAGGTAGCCAGAGACGAGATCCGCATGGCTGAACTTGCGGACAGGGAACGCTTCCTGGCAAGGCTTGAAGAACTTGCTCCCCAGAAAGAAAAGGAAATTGAGGCAATGGGAGGCAACCCGAAAATCGTCAGAGATCCGGTCCTCATAAAAAGATACCTTGAACTTGGAAAACAGTTTGCAGCCTATATTACAGATGTTTCCAGGGAAATCAATCAGGCTCTCGATGAAGGAAAGAATGTCATGGCTGAAGCTGCGCAGGGCACCCACCTTGACGTTATACACGGAACCCAGAAATTCGTAACCTCTTCTTCCACAATTGCAGGCTCTGCATGTGCCAACCTTGGAGTGGGACCTACGAGGGTGGACAGTGTCATTGCTATAGTAAAAGCCTATATAACGAGAGTTGGGGAAGGGCCGCTTCCAACAGAGCTTACCGGAGAACTGGGAGAAAGGCTACAGAAAGCCGGAGGCGAGTTCGGGACAACTACAGGCAGAGGCAGAAGGTGCGGCTGGTTTGACCTTCCACTCCTTAAAAAGGCTATTGCCCTTAACGGATATACGGAAATTTCCCTTACCAAACTGGACGTACTGACAGGCCTCAAGACTCTCAGGATCTGTGTCGGATACAAATATAAAGGAGAAAACCTGGACTATCCCCCGGAACTTACAGAAGACCTCCGGGACTGCAGTCCGGTGTATGAAGACCTTCCAGGCTGGAAAGCCGACCTGACAGAGGTAAAAGCCTATGATGAGCTTCCGGAAAATTCCAGAAACTATGTTAGAAGGCTTGAAGAGCTTATGAAAGTCCCTGTCAATTATATATCAGTAGGTCCGGGAAGGGCACAAACCTTTAAAAAAGAATAGTGCCATTTAATAAACTTGCCCGGTATCTTACCGAAAAATGTATATATTAACCAATAAATTTATCAACTCCATTTTCCAGTTTAGACTAAAATCATATTAACCGGCATTATCGGGTCTTCTGACCCAAATATTAAGAGTCCATAGCCAGCTTATAAACCAGTAATGGATTTCTCGGAAGAGTATTAGAGTTACCTCTTTTCGAGATCAAGAGTTACATTCCGGACAGATTCGGGGGGGAAGAATCGGCACTATCGCCCGAACCTGCAAAATTAACTTAATTCGCATAAGGAGGAGAGCATGACAACAGTATTTGACGTTCCTGCAATGGAAATGATCGAAAAGCTTGCAGGTATTCTGAAGGAAAATGAAAAGGTAGTTCCCCCTGAATGGGCTGAGAACGTGAAAACCGGGGTTCATAAAGAACTGCCCCCAACCAACGAAGACTGGTGGTACATCAGGTGCGCAGCAGTCCTGAGGAAAATCTATACAGACGGGCCAATCGGAACCGAGAGACTCCGCTCTGTATATGGAGGAAAGAAGGACTATGGCGTCCAGCCCTCCCACAAAGCAAAGGGCAGCGGTTCTGTTGCTAGAAAGACAGTACAGCAGCTTGAAACTGCAGGCTTCCTGCAGAAAGTAAAGAACGGAAGAACAGTATCTGCAAAAGGACGTTCCATGATGGATAACGCAGCACACGAACTTAGACAGGACCTGCTCGAAAAGATTCCCGGACTTGCAAAATACTGAAAGAAAAGCCCCTTCAGAAAGGGACCTGAGAAATTCGGGTCTACTTTCACATATAAATATATATCACTAACCAGATTCAGAAAACCGGTTTTTTCGGTGATTACCATGTCTAATATGGATGATGAACTCGAAGAAATCCGAAAGAGACGGCTTGCAGAAGTCCAGAAACAGCAGGCACAGCATCAACCGTCTGACATGCAGACAGCTTATCAGCAGGAGCAGGCTAAAGCTGAAATGGAAGCTCAGAAGCAGACTATCCTGAGGCAGATCCTGACTCCCGAAGCAAGGGAACGCCTGACAACTCTAAAGATGTCAA is drawn from Methanosarcina lacustris Z-7289 and contains these coding sequences:
- a CDS encoding 30S ribosomal protein S19e — encoded protein: MTTVFDVPAMEMIEKLAGILKENEKVVPPEWAENVKTGVHKELPPTNEDWWYIRCAAVLRKIYTDGPIGTERLRSVYGGKKDYGVQPSHKAKGSGSVARKTVQQLETAGFLQKVKNGRTVSAKGRSMMDNAAHELRQDLLEKIPGLAKY
- a CDS encoding adenylosuccinate synthase; amino-acid sequence: MFTIITGAQFGDEGKGKIVDLLAKDYDIVARFQGGNNAGHTVRVGDEVYKLHLIPSGILLDARVLIGPGVVMNPEVLAEEAAMFEKHGINVDAGKLGIDAKTSIIMPYHIELDGLREAARETKIGTTGRGIGYAYIDKVARDEIRMAELADRERFLARLEELAPQKEKEIEAMGGNPKIVRDPVLIKRYLELGKQFAAYITDVSREINQALDEGKNVMAEAAQGTHLDVIHGTQKFVTSSSTIAGSACANLGVGPTRVDSVIAIVKAYITRVGEGPLPTELTGELGERLQKAGGEFGTTTGRGRRCGWFDLPLLKKAIALNGYTEISLTKLDVLTGLKTLRICVGYKYKGENLDYPPELTEDLRDCSPVYEDLPGWKADLTEVKAYDELPENSRNYVRRLEELMKVPVNYISVGPGRAQTFKKE
- a CDS encoding ADP-ribosylglycohydrolase family protein, producing MDSRTIDIEKKLRGYLFGMACADALGRPVEHLTLEQIKEKYGEGGISELPPNSPWTDDTQLMLVLSRGLLHGAELELPGLMDKIAEELVLWLDEPDLGAGATTRGAALNLNDGIHWSRSGLNSKTCGSLMRVGILGFIFRNDPEKLIKAALFSGRITHFHPVADAASIAGAYAVKLALDGVSPDEMFLPLLRVTEGISDEFTEALKGSYEMAHSSLENKEALQKIGQGWYADETFALAYFCILRYPDDYKKAVQTTVNITGDSDSVGSVAGGILGARLGLEAVPISWIEALKEKELLEEMVAPLLEKYLQVSQNKLRS
- a CDS encoding TIGR00304 family membrane protein, which encodes MTGNLLVFTGFFIILFGFLIIIIGTAIGMRENSEPGKGYSKRKDLFGKEADSENSPGFEKTYKQEPHAGKAESRIRGGGVIMLGPIPIIFGSDGESAKTAIILAIILMVLSLLIFRGIIV
- a CDS encoding proteasome-activating nucleotidase; the protein is MSEDSAIRSSMEDIKSRVEFQLECGEIIPEDVKSLLTEIEILKVQTENMKARLLEASVATGRHLQEINKLKAHLEQLTEPPLFIATILEVTGEIALIRQHGNNQEVLTQIPEECLGKIEPGMRVAVNGAYSIISIVSRAADVRAQVMELINSPGVDYSMIGGLEDVLQEVRESVELPLTEPELFENLGIEPPSGVLLHGAPGTGKTLIAKAIASQAKATFIRMSGSDLVQKFVGEGSRLVKDIFQLARDKSPSILFIDEIDAVGSMRTYDGTSGSAEVNRTMLQLLAEMDGFDPKGNVKVVAATNRIDLLDPALLRPGRFDRSIEIPLPDERGRIEILKIHTRRMKLADDVNFDKLAKVMSGRSGAEISVIVKEAGIFVLRRRGQQIAMADFLKAYDKVVNVKAPPIPQAMFV
- a CDS encoding DNA-binding protein encodes the protein MITMSNMDDELEEIRKRRLAEVQKQQAQHQPSDMQTAYQQEQAKAEMEAQKQTILRQILTPEARERLTTLKMSRAALGEQLEMQLISLAQSGRLQSQIDDEQLKSLLMRMQPAKRKTSITRV
- a CDS encoding TIGR00304 family membrane protein; amino-acid sequence: MRSSENFLRVGATVTFIGFIIVLAGVVLTMLQHPAKTQMGGLIMLGPIPIVFGSAPEITTNMLGLGLLITILYLFLWKTKR